The following are from one region of the Rattus rattus isolate New Zealand chromosome 13, Rrattus_CSIRO_v1, whole genome shotgun sequence genome:
- the Rgr gene encoding RPE-retinal G protein-coupled receptor isoform X1 — translation MAATRAPPAGFGELEVLAVGTVLLMEALSGISLNGLTIFSFCKTPDLRTPSNLLVLSLALADTGISLNALVAAVSSLLRRVILPIVSHRSWPHGSEGCRVHGFQGFATALASICGSAAIAWGRYHHYCTRRQLAWDTAIPLVLFVWLSSAFWASLPLMGWGHYDYEPVGTCCTLDYSRGDRNFISFLFTMVFFNFLVPLFITQTSYRFMEQKLSRSGHLQVNTTLPGRMLLLGWGPYALLYLYAAVADVSFISPKLQMVPALIAKTMPTINAINYALRSEMVCRGTWQCRSAQKSKQDRTQ, via the exons ATGGCAGCAACCAGGGCCCCGCCTGCTGGTTTTGGGGAACTTGAGGTGCTGGCTGTAGGAACAGTCCTGCTGATGGAAG CGCTCTCTGGCATCAGCCTCAATGGCCTGACCATCTTCTCTTTCTGCAAGACTCCAGATCTGCGGACTCCCAGCAACCTTTTGGTACTGAGCCTGGCACTGGCAGACACTGGGATCAGTCTGAATGCCCTTGTTGCAGCTGTATCCAGTCTCCTCC gaagggtcATTTTGCCCATTGTTTCCCACAGGAGCTGGCCACATGGTTCAGAGGGCTGCCGGGTTCATGGTTTCCAGGGATTTGCAACAGCACTGGCCAGCATCTGTGGCAGTGCAGCCATTGCCTGGGGACGCTATCACCACTACTGCACCC GTAGACAGTTGGCATGGGACACTGCCATCCCTCTGGTGCtgtttgtgtggctatcatcTGCCTTCTGGGCATCCCTGCCCCTGATGGGCTGGGGCCATTATGACTACGAGCCCGTGGGGACATGCTGTACCCTGGACTACTCTAGGGGTGACAG AAACTTCATCAGTTTTCTCTTCACCATGGTCTTTTTCAACTTCCTTGTACCCCTGTTCATCACACAGACTTCATACCGGTTCATGGAGCAGAAACTCTCCAGGAGTGGTCATCTCCAG GTGAATACTACTCTTCCAGGCAGGATGCTGCTGCTGGGCTGGGGCCCCTATGCCCTCCTGTACCTATATGCTGCTGTCGCAGATGTGAGCTTCATCTCTCCCAAACTACAGATG GTGCCTGCCCTCATTGCGAAAACCATGCCCACAATCAACGCCATCAACTATGCGTTGCGCAGCGAGATGGTCTGTAGAGGAACCTGGCAGTGCCGATCTGCACAAAAGAGCAAGCAGGACCGAACCCAGTGA
- the Rgr gene encoding RPE-retinal G protein-coupled receptor isoform X2, translating to MAATRAPPAGFGELEVLAVGTVLLMEALSGISLNGLTIFSFCKTPDLRTPSNLLVLSLALADTGISLNALVAAVSSLLRRVILPIVSHRSWPHGSEGCRVHGFQGFATALASICGSAAIAWGRYHHYCTRRQLAWDTAIPLVLFVWLSSAFWASLPLMGWGHYDYEPVGTCCTLDYSRGDRNFISFLFTMVFFNFLVPLFITQTSYRFMEQKLSRSGHLQVPALIAKTMPTINAINYALRSEMVCRGTWQCRSAQKSKQDRTQ from the exons ATGGCAGCAACCAGGGCCCCGCCTGCTGGTTTTGGGGAACTTGAGGTGCTGGCTGTAGGAACAGTCCTGCTGATGGAAG CGCTCTCTGGCATCAGCCTCAATGGCCTGACCATCTTCTCTTTCTGCAAGACTCCAGATCTGCGGACTCCCAGCAACCTTTTGGTACTGAGCCTGGCACTGGCAGACACTGGGATCAGTCTGAATGCCCTTGTTGCAGCTGTATCCAGTCTCCTCC gaagggtcATTTTGCCCATTGTTTCCCACAGGAGCTGGCCACATGGTTCAGAGGGCTGCCGGGTTCATGGTTTCCAGGGATTTGCAACAGCACTGGCCAGCATCTGTGGCAGTGCAGCCATTGCCTGGGGACGCTATCACCACTACTGCACCC GTAGACAGTTGGCATGGGACACTGCCATCCCTCTGGTGCtgtttgtgtggctatcatcTGCCTTCTGGGCATCCCTGCCCCTGATGGGCTGGGGCCATTATGACTACGAGCCCGTGGGGACATGCTGTACCCTGGACTACTCTAGGGGTGACAG AAACTTCATCAGTTTTCTCTTCACCATGGTCTTTTTCAACTTCCTTGTACCCCTGTTCATCACACAGACTTCATACCGGTTCATGGAGCAGAAACTCTCCAGGAGTGGTCATCTCCAG GTGCCTGCCCTCATTGCGAAAACCATGCCCACAATCAACGCCATCAACTATGCGTTGCGCAGCGAGATGGTCTGTAGAGGAACCTGGCAGTGCCGATCTGCACAAAAGAGCAAGCAGGACCGAACCCAGTGA